Proteins encoded in a region of the Deinococcus hopiensis KR-140 genome:
- a CDS encoding molybdopterin-dependent oxidoreductase: MTAPSGPTIHYRACNLCEAICGLKITVEDGRVTDIRGDEHDPLSRGHLCPKGSALADLHADPDRLTKPVRREGDAWVEMEWEEALNLVAARLREVQEQHGRDAVAVYQGNPSVHNSGTLLSAGGVWRALGTRNRFSATSVDQLPHHLAALFMFGHPLLMPIPDVDRTDYLLMLGANPLASNGSILTAPGMRGRLKAIRARGGRVVLLDPRRTETADLADHLFIRPGTDAFFLLGVLHTVFEEGLARPGRVAGFADGLGALRAASADFSPEVTAATTGVPAEVTREIARGFARAERAVAYGRMGLSTQAFGGLCQWLLNALNAATGNLDREGGMMFPLPAFDLLTRAKKGEVPFGRFASRVRGLPEFDGELPTAALAEEMETPGEGQIRALVTSCGNPVLSTPNGVRLNAALAGLDFMVSVDIYVNETTRHAHVILPPTTGLETEHYDVIFHHFAVRDTARLNAPVFAAAAHQRHDWQIFEGLRARLAGEPGEKRHSTPAARLDLGLRHGPRRVSLDDVRAAPHGLDFGPMAPRLPERLLTANGRADLAPAFFLSDLPRLRAALGEEPGGFVLIGRRGLRDNNSWMHNAPRLARGPDRCTLHVHPDDAARIGAKDGDRVEVESRVGRITVPVQVTPNVMPGVVSLPHGYGHGRSGVRLRVARQRAGASVNDLTDETRLDVLTGNAAVNGVPVTVRLAAPIAETAAD, translated from the coding sequence ATGACCGCCCCATCCGGACCGACCATCCATTACCGCGCCTGCAACCTGTGCGAGGCCATCTGCGGCCTGAAGATTACCGTTGAGGACGGGCGCGTCACCGACATCCGCGGCGATGAGCACGACCCGCTCTCGCGCGGCCACCTCTGCCCGAAGGGCAGCGCCCTCGCGGACCTGCACGCCGACCCGGACCGCCTTACGAAGCCCGTGCGCCGCGAGGGCGACGCCTGGGTCGAGATGGAGTGGGAAGAGGCCCTCAACCTCGTCGCCGCTCGCCTGCGCGAGGTGCAAGAACAGCACGGCCGCGACGCTGTCGCCGTCTACCAGGGCAACCCAAGCGTTCACAATTCCGGTACGCTCCTCAGTGCGGGCGGCGTGTGGCGCGCCCTCGGGACGCGCAACCGCTTCTCCGCGACGAGCGTGGACCAGCTTCCGCACCACCTCGCCGCCCTGTTCATGTTCGGGCACCCCCTCCTGATGCCGATTCCGGATGTGGACCGCACCGACTACCTCCTGATGCTCGGCGCAAACCCGCTCGCCTCCAATGGCAGCATCCTCACCGCGCCTGGCATGCGTGGGCGTCTCAAGGCGATTCGGGCGCGCGGCGGGCGCGTTGTGCTGCTCGACCCGCGCCGCACCGAGACGGCCGACCTCGCCGACCACCTCTTCATCCGCCCCGGGACCGACGCCTTCTTCCTTCTCGGGGTGCTGCACACTGTCTTCGAGGAGGGTCTCGCGCGCCCGGGACGCGTCGCCGGGTTTGCCGACGGCCTCGGCGCCCTGCGCGCCGCGAGCGCCGACTTCTCCCCTGAGGTGACCGCCGCCACGACCGGCGTCCCCGCCGAGGTCACGCGTGAAATCGCCCGCGGATTTGCCCGCGCCGAGCGCGCCGTCGCCTACGGCCGGATGGGCCTGAGTACCCAGGCCTTTGGCGGGCTGTGCCAGTGGCTCCTCAACGCCCTGAACGCCGCGACCGGCAACCTCGACCGCGAGGGCGGCATGATGTTCCCCCTGCCCGCCTTCGATCTCCTCACGCGCGCCAAGAAAGGCGAGGTGCCCTTCGGCCGCTTCGCGAGCCGCGTGCGCGGCCTCCCCGAGTTTGACGGCGAACTGCCCACCGCGGCGCTCGCCGAGGAGATGGAGACGCCCGGAGAAGGGCAGATCCGCGCGCTTGTGACGAGTTGCGGCAACCCCGTACTGTCCACCCCGAACGGCGTGCGCCTCAACGCGGCGCTCGCCGGGCTCGATTTCATGGTGTCGGTCGACATCTACGTCAACGAGACGACCCGGCACGCGCACGTCATCCTGCCGCCTACAACCGGTCTGGAGACCGAGCACTACGACGTGATCTTCCACCACTTCGCCGTGCGCGACACCGCGCGCCTCAACGCCCCCGTCTTCGCGGCCGCCGCGCACCAGCGGCATGACTGGCAGATCTTCGAGGGCCTACGCGCCCGACTGGCCGGGGAGCCGGGCGAGAAGAGGCACTCCACGCCCGCCGCGCGCCTCGACCTCGGACTGCGGCACGGCCCGCGCCGCGTAAGCCTCGACGACGTACGCGCCGCGCCGCACGGGCTCGACTTTGGCCCGATGGCGCCCCGCCTGCCCGAACGTCTCCTTACCGCGAATGGCCGCGCTGACCTCGCGCCCGCCTTTTTCCTCTCCGACCTGCCGCGCCTGCGCGCCGCCCTTGGGGAGGAGCCCGGCGGCTTCGTCCTTATCGGGCGGCGCGGCCTGCGTGACAACAACTCGTGGATGCACAACGCCCCGCGCCTCGCGCGCGGCCCGGACCGCTGCACCCTGCACGTTCACCCCGATGACGCCGCCCGCATCGGCGCGAAGGACGGCGACCGCGTGGAGGTCGAGTCGCGCGTCGGGCGAATTACCGTGCCCGTACAGGTCACGCCAAACGTCATGCCGGGCGTCGTCAGCCTCCCCCACGGCTACGGCCACGGCCGCTCCGGCGTGAGGCTCCGGGTGGCACGCCAACGGGCAGGCGCGAGCGTCAACGACCTCACCGACGAGACGCGCCTTGATGTCCTCACCGGCAACGCCGCCGTGAACGGCGTCCCCGTGACCGTGCGCCTCGCGGCGCCCATCGCGGAAACGGCCGCTGACTGA
- a CDS encoding recombinase family protein → MFHYPLWPADLPACRSRCPPRDAPTQDAPKPRVEALYCRTSGSEDQASRLVHQQQTLRASSTGPLPRVYTDQASGLNKRRKGLNAFLSDAAEGKFAVVGVTHQDRLARFRVRSLERCLALSGVTVEMLNDKGDVTLHEELVPDFTSLLAPFAGRFYRLSSQVNQRKTHLNTTQAPPEDDNGTEVPLAMFEKRWEFFLDMQEVSNLTSPSWWNAEHLDALLGLHGCADDQADEALKAKHQTPEVQLPHLSRKRTQMNLDLARHTANHLVDVARRTGASLLAFKDLRDLDTRGRAAFQNNRSAQSGPHLLRNSWPPGLAPRWCKFRTGARPPAAPGGVLPWKDPRGTAPPPVQGVD, encoded by the coding sequence GTGTTTCATTACCCCCTCTGGCCAGCGGATCTTCCGGCCTGCCGATCTCGATGCCCACCTCGGGATGCCCCCACCCAGGACGCTCCGAAACCACGGGTTGAAGCGCTGTACTGCCGCACCTCCGGCAGTGAAGATCAGGCCAGCAGGCTGGTCCATCAGCAACAGACCCTCCGGGCTTCGTCCACCGGCCCCCTCCCGCGGGTCTACACCGATCAGGCCAGTGGGCTCAACAAACGCCGCAAGGGTCTGAATGCCTTTCTGAGTGACGCTGCTGAAGGGAAGTTCGCTGTGGTTGGCGTGACGCACCAAGACCGTCTGGCCCGCTTCAGGGTGCGGTCTCTGGAACGCTGCCTGGCCTTATCCGGCGTCACTGTGGAAATGCTCAATGACAAAGGTGACGTCACGCTGCACGAGGAGCTGGTGCCAGACTTCACGTCGCTGCTCGCGCCGTTCGCTGGACGCTTCTATCGCCTGAGCTCGCAGGTGAATCAACGCAAAACGCACCTCAACACCACACAGGCGCCTCCTGAGGACGACAACGGCACTGAAGTGCCGCTGGCGATGTTCGAGAAACGTTGGGAGTTTTTCCTGGACATGCAGGAGGTGAGCAACCTCACCTCCCCGTCATGGTGGAATGCTGAGCATCTGGACGCCCTCCTTGGACTGCACGGCTGCGCTGACGATCAAGCAGACGAGGCGCTCAAGGCCAAACACCAGACCCCCGAAGTCCAGCTCCCACACCTGTCCCGTAAACGCACCCAGATGAACCTGGACCTGGCCCGGCACACCGCGAACCACCTCGTCGACGTGGCCCGGCGCACCGGGGCTTCCCTGCTGGCCTTCAAGGATTTACGTGATCTGGATACTCGGGGTCGAGCTGCCTTTCAGAACAACCGCAGCGCCCAGTCAGGTCCACACCTGCTGCGCAACAGCTGGCCGCCTGGTCTGGCACCGAGGTGGTGCAAGTTCCGCACAGGGGCACGTCCGCCCGCTGCGCCGGGTGGGGTGCTGCCTTGGAAGGACCCGAGGGGTACCGCTCCGCCGCCTGTCCAGGGTGTGGATTGA
- a CDS encoding dihydrofolate reductase family protein, with amino-acid sequence MTLPRVTVFLGLSLDGYLAREDHTLDWLSLVQTDPPEDTGYTTLMSSIDVLVMGRQTYDVALTFPSWPFVGKRVVVLTHRRLEPEHGEEAFEGPLEYLIERLGREGHQHVYLDGGNVVRQGLQRGLVSDLTLSWVPVILGSGIALFDRGLPEQRWTLTNSRVFPSGLFQATYRAWGR; translated from the coding sequence ATGACCCTACCCCGCGTCACGGTATTTCTCGGTCTCAGCCTCGATGGCTACCTTGCCCGTGAGGATCACACCCTCGATTGGCTCAGTCTCGTACAGACAGATCCTCCTGAGGACACGGGCTATACCACCCTCATGTCATCCATTGACGTCCTCGTGATGGGCCGTCAAACATACGACGTTGCCCTCACATTCCCTAGCTGGCCCTTCGTTGGAAAGCGGGTCGTGGTCCTTACGCACCGGAGGCTCGAACCGGAACACGGTGAGGAAGCATTTGAAGGCCCACTGGAATACCTGATTGAACGACTTGGACGAGAGGGACATCAGCACGTCTACCTCGACGGCGGAAACGTTGTTCGTCAAGGACTGCAAAGGGGACTCGTCAGCGACCTGACGCTTTCGTGGGTTCCGGTCATCCTGGGTTCTGGAATCGCCCTGTTTGACCGCGGACTCCCTGAACAACGCTGGACTTTAACGAACAGCCGTGTCTTTCCAAGTGGTCTGTTTCAGGCAACTTACCGGGCATGGGGGCGTTGA
- a CDS encoding MOSC domain-containing protein: protein MSRSDASPPPEIHVSSLWIYPLKSAAGIALSTVALTDRGLSLDRRWMLIDADGEALTQRESPTLRLVTPALHPSELTFSAPGMPQLTVDLDPDGPPVQATMWKRPVSVVLASPWASTWFSTFLQRPCTLVYQPDTSHRHRGPPMNGVLLNLSDGNPVHLIGEASLDDLNTRLAQPVEAWRFRPNIVVRGSAAYAEDYWQRIRIGDIDFKVVESCARCSVVNVGEQGKRSGTVLKALASYRQRGKAIPFGQHLEHQQLGRFAVGDAVQVLQQGDSPNPVN, encoded by the coding sequence GTGTCCCGTTCAGACGCTTCTCCCCCGCCTGAAATCCACGTCAGCAGCCTGTGGATCTATCCCCTCAAGTCCGCTGCTGGAATTGCCCTGTCCACCGTTGCCCTGACGGACCGGGGCCTCAGCCTCGACCGGCGTTGGATGCTCATCGATGCTGACGGCGAAGCCCTCACCCAGCGTGAATCCCCAACTCTACGTCTCGTCACGCCAGCCCTTCACCCCTCCGAATTGACCTTCTCTGCACCGGGCATGCCTCAACTTACGGTGGACCTTGATCCTGACGGCCCACCTGTTCAGGCCACCATGTGGAAGCGCCCCGTCTCTGTGGTTCTGGCGTCACCCTGGGCAAGCACCTGGTTCTCTACCTTCTTGCAACGGCCCTGCACCCTGGTCTATCAACCGGACACATCCCACCGCCACCGGGGGCCACCGATGAACGGGGTCCTCCTGAACCTCTCGGACGGCAATCCGGTCCATCTGATTGGCGAAGCGTCACTGGACGACCTGAATACCCGTCTGGCACAGCCGGTGGAAGCTTGGCGCTTCCGCCCAAACATCGTCGTGCGGGGAAGCGCAGCGTATGCGGAGGATTACTGGCAGCGGATACGTATCGGGGACATTGACTTCAAGGTCGTGGAAAGTTGCGCACGGTGCAGCGTCGTCAACGTCGGTGAACAGGGAAAGAGATCCGGGACAGTGTTGAAGGCCCTCGCTTCCTACCGGCAGAGGGGGAAAGCGATTCCGTTTGGACAGCATTTGGAACACCAGCAGCTCGGGCGCTTCGCAGTGGGGGACGCGGTGCAGGTGTTGCAGCAGGGAGACTCTCCCAACCCGGTGAACTGA
- a CDS encoding replication initiator protein A yields MTPVKMSKDVPLPLRLSDDNHNGHDEINVARLSLISAQSRVPASYTGWTRTYQSGDRTVTVTCTALTGHVVPHGLDNDVMVAIINLYLEDGCPEDGTVRVSMHRLLLAAGLHASAHYYREVRQCLRRLQSTSYQITQGWWAQGRQRHVDATFNYLW; encoded by the coding sequence GTGACCCCTGTGAAAATGAGCAAGGATGTGCCCTTGCCCTTGCGCCTCAGTGACGACAATCACAACGGGCACGATGAGATCAACGTGGCGCGCTTATCCCTGATCAGTGCCCAGTCTCGCGTCCCGGCCAGTTACACGGGGTGGACCCGCACCTACCAGAGTGGCGACCGCACCGTTACCGTCACCTGTACGGCCCTCACAGGGCATGTGGTGCCTCACGGTCTGGACAACGACGTGATGGTGGCCATCATCAATCTCTATCTCGAAGACGGCTGTCCGGAGGACGGCACCGTCCGCGTCTCCATGCACCGCCTCCTCCTGGCCGCCGGCCTGCACGCCAGCGCCCATTACTACCGCGAAGTTCGGCAATGCCTGCGCCGCTTGCAGAGCACGAGTTACCAGATTACGCAGGGTTGGTGGGCCCAGGGTCGGCAGCGGCACGTCGACGCCACGTTTAACTACCTGTGGTAA
- a CDS encoding M3 family oligoendopeptidase, with protein MTHVTPTWMSFAPRYDALATEPLEEQDIPAWLQRWSDLEKDVMEVQAQLTWAKDANPSDTDAEHAFLRFIQEVQPESMRAEQRLRDRLLAFTHWQPTGPHVQMLRRLRCEAALFREENLPLINELTILANEFNKITGAQRATVNGEEMTLPEAQRLLLDPNRTVREAAWRGIATANLQAAPQLDALFLKLLHLRRKVAHNAGLENYRDFTWQAMNRFDYTPQGIQELHQAVEAHVVPLQLQLHDERRRNLGVDVLRPWDTAVDPQGRPPLRPFQSTDEYITGAERIFHALDPELGAQFSAMREGGFLDLEPRSGKVPGYGYCNYLPRTGSPYIYWSAVGTDGDVRVLMHEAGHAFHFLASGTPDDLVWNQLASMEFAEVGSQAMELLTLPLLERPTGYYDAEDAARAKKGKIETVLRQFTGQALGDAFQQWLYADAPENVTTAEIDAKWLECSERFSPGVNWEGLEDVRAKGWQFVHIFAYPLYLIEYSLAWIGALQIWQNARQDPGLALKQYKQALSLGNTRPLPELFETAGARFALDAPTVGQLMTFLQEQLTAST; from the coding sequence ATGACCCACGTGACCCCCACCTGGATGAGTTTCGCCCCTCGTTACGACGCCCTTGCGACCGAGCCGCTCGAAGAGCAGGACATCCCCGCCTGGCTGCAGCGCTGGAGCGATCTTGAAAAAGACGTCATGGAGGTCCAGGCTCAGCTGACATGGGCCAAGGACGCCAACCCTTCGGATACCGATGCTGAACACGCCTTCCTCCGCTTCATCCAGGAGGTCCAGCCCGAGTCCATGCGGGCCGAGCAGCGTCTCCGGGACCGCCTGCTCGCGTTCACCCACTGGCAGCCGACAGGACCCCACGTGCAGATGCTCCGGCGGCTTCGCTGCGAAGCCGCCCTGTTCCGGGAGGAGAATCTCCCCCTGATCAATGAGCTCACCATCCTCGCCAACGAATTCAACAAGATCACCGGAGCCCAGCGCGCCACCGTCAACGGCGAAGAGATGACCCTTCCCGAAGCACAACGGCTCCTTCTGGACCCGAACCGGACTGTACGGGAAGCGGCCTGGCGCGGCATTGCCACGGCGAATCTTCAGGCGGCCCCGCAACTCGATGCCCTGTTCCTCAAACTGCTGCACCTGCGCCGGAAGGTGGCCCACAACGCAGGCCTCGAGAATTACCGGGACTTTACCTGGCAGGCCATGAACCGCTTCGATTACACACCGCAAGGAATTCAGGAACTCCACCAGGCCGTGGAAGCGCACGTCGTGCCGCTTCAGTTGCAGTTGCACGATGAACGGCGACGCAACCTGGGAGTGGATGTCCTCCGGCCCTGGGATACCGCCGTGGACCCTCAGGGCCGCCCACCACTGCGGCCGTTTCAAAGTACCGACGAATACATTACCGGAGCAGAACGGATCTTCCACGCCCTCGACCCTGAACTGGGCGCGCAGTTCAGTGCGATGCGCGAAGGTGGATTCCTGGATCTGGAGCCGCGTTCAGGAAAGGTACCCGGGTATGGGTACTGCAATTACCTGCCGCGCACGGGTTCTCCGTACATCTACTGGAGCGCTGTGGGGACAGACGGGGACGTCCGGGTCTTGATGCACGAGGCCGGTCATGCATTTCACTTCCTGGCGTCTGGAACGCCGGACGACCTGGTGTGGAATCAACTCGCTTCCATGGAGTTCGCGGAAGTGGGAAGTCAGGCGATGGAGCTGCTGACGCTGCCGCTGCTTGAGCGGCCCACGGGCTATTACGACGCCGAAGACGCCGCTCGGGCGAAGAAGGGCAAGATTGAGACGGTGCTGCGGCAGTTCACGGGCCAGGCATTGGGAGACGCTTTTCAGCAGTGGCTGTACGCCGACGCGCCTGAGAACGTCACCACCGCTGAGATCGACGCGAAGTGGCTGGAGTGTTCCGAGCGCTTCAGCCCCGGCGTGAACTGGGAAGGGCTGGAGGATGTGCGGGCCAAAGGGTGGCAGTTCGTGCATATCTTTGCTTACCCCTTGTACCTGATTGAGTATTCGCTCGCTTGGATTGGCGCACTACAAATTTGGCAAAACGCCCGACAGGACCCGGGTCTGGCCCTGAAGCAGTACAAACAGGCGCTCTCGCTCGGCAACACTCGGCCCCTCCCGGAACTCTTCGAGACGGCCGGCGCACGCTTCGCCCTCGACGCACCGACCGTGGGCCAGCTGATGACCTTCCTTCAGGAGCAATTGACTGCCTCCACATAA
- a CDS encoding TetR/AcrR family transcriptional regulator, translating into MKGSTTVQDILDSAQALVQRQGYNAFAYKDIAQDVGIRGASIHYHFPTKADLGVALVRRYRNVVDVQLEHLNSLPAPEALRRFGRLYQSVTTEDGRVCLNLMLAADLPTLPEPVANELRRSLEAQEAWLEAVMEEGARSNTLTLRTSPREEARSLLALTEGAMLLARVAGDPLRFSAVYDHVLSALIV; encoded by the coding sequence ATGAAAGGCAGCACCACGGTTCAAGACATCCTCGACAGCGCTCAGGCCCTTGTGCAGCGCCAGGGCTACAACGCCTTCGCTTACAAGGACATCGCTCAGGACGTCGGCATCCGTGGAGCAAGCATCCATTATCACTTCCCCACCAAAGCAGACTTGGGCGTCGCCCTCGTCCGCCGGTACCGGAATGTGGTGGACGTTCAGCTGGAGCACCTCAACTCTCTACCCGCCCCCGAGGCGCTGCGGCGATTTGGGCGACTGTACCAGAGCGTAACGACCGAGGATGGTCGGGTCTGCCTCAACCTCATGCTTGCGGCCGATCTCCCGACGCTCCCTGAACCCGTCGCCAATGAGCTGCGCCGTTCCCTGGAGGCGCAGGAAGCCTGGCTTGAAGCGGTCATGGAGGAGGGGGCCCGCTCGAATACCCTGACGCTCCGAACCTCACCGCGGGAGGAGGCGCGCTCCCTCCTCGCCCTGACAGAAGGAGCCATGCTCCTGGCCCGGGTGGCGGGTGATCCCCTGCGCTTCTCGGCTGTCTATGACCATGTCCTCTCGGCCCTTATTGTCTGA
- a CDS encoding transposase, producing MYAFVNPESGESRFWLVPVLNKEADQAVMAAFAQRVGAGENLLVLVVQDGGGFHVPAPQGQPEGIETVTLPPYSPELQPVERLWALTDHTVANRCFDTRQDFTETLAQQCAWLETQPDLLSQHTLFHWWPLLRNESESVLGEMPQLDRSSSRKEYRGRFKLAPVSIKCD from the coding sequence ATCTACGCTTTCGTCAACCCGGAGAGCGGGGAAAGCCGATTCTGGCTGGTTCCGGTTCTGAATAAGGAGGCTGATCAAGCCGTGATGGCGGCCTTCGCTCAGCGTGTAGGAGCGGGTGAGAACCTCCTTGTCCTGGTCGTTCAGGATGGAGGAGGTTTTCATGTCCCTGCACCGCAGGGACAGCCAGAGGGGATCGAAACGGTGACCTTACCGCCGTATTCCCCGGAATTGCAGCCTGTCGAGCGGCTCTGGGCTTTGACCGATCACACCGTTGCCAATCGCTGCTTTGACACCCGACAAGATTTCACCGAGACCCTCGCTCAGCAGTGCGCTTGGTTGGAGACGCAGCCCGATCTTCTCTCACAACACACCCTCTTTCACTGGTGGCCTTTGTTAAGGAATGAGTCGGAGTCCGTATTAGGAGAGATGCCGCAGCTGGACAGGTCTTCTTCGAGGAAGGAATACCGCGGGCGTTTCAAACTTGCGCCGGTATCAATAAAGTGCGACTGA